TAGCATTTCCTAGGCACGCGTGCTGTTTCTTGAAAACTCGGCGAATTGCTAGGCACGCGCGCGGAAAAGGCCGAGCAGAAAAGGAGGCATCAAAGGAATGATTATGCTCAGGAATAGGTTACAAGGGGTATAAGTAAAGCAGGAAGCTAGAGCATCTACGGCTGGGCACCCCAAACCCGTCTCAAACGCCTGGGCAGGCCACCGGTCACGAAATTTCGACCCAGCCGTGCGCATTAGACGGGCCTCCAATGCCCGCatgaccgacacccctcatatccagccagTGGCGATTCTACTCAATAGGCTTCAATAGGCTCTAGCCTACCCTCAAAATTTGCCACACACAAAAACACCACCAATGATCAGCACACTAGTAGTTAGGTGCAACGCATAAAATGGCTTccaacaccaaaaaaattagtatcCTTGAAGTTGAGCCTGCCCTGCAATTACGTCCTAGATTCGCCACtgtatccagcccaaatatggtgCGGATATGGGACGCTCGGGCACCCCCGCCACGTCGGGCTGATGTTGGGGTCCCATGCGGAATCGCCCGAAAGCCCGGTGGTCCGAAACTCGTCTTCTCCGTCAGACCGAAGTCGCCGTGTGACGCCGCTCCGGCGGACCGCGTAGTGCCTAGCTTGGCTATTTAAGCCGACCGCCAGCACCGAAACCCTACCCCTCTATATTTTCCTTCGCCCGTCCGCCGCCGCTGCCACTTTCCACTCCCCGTCGGCCACCACTAGTAGCCATGCCCCACACCGCCGGATAAGGGGTCACCCATTTCTAACGCCGGAGCGCCAACTGCAGCTCCTTGAGGTCACTATCCGCAGGCGTTTGAGGGACTGGATTTgtcaagtccggctgtagatgctctttgGGATCAAAAGTGTACCATGCAATTTCTTGCATATAGGATGGTGACATGGTGCAGATGATTCTCCGGATTTTCTTCCCAATCCGGTACAAGATTTTCTTATCCTGATCGATGCGGCCAGTGCGTGGGCAGCAGACTTCAGTTAAACTAAAGTTGGTCACTTTACTTTGAGCCCATAGTGGGTTCAGCACTTGGGTAGATAGTTTGTGAGCCTCCCTCCACTAAGCTGAATTAACTTATCTGATGCACTCAAAAGCTCATAAAATTGGTTTTACCCAGTTGAATCTTGACACCTAGCAGAGAACATCCCAACGTCAAAGTTTGTCTCTAGTGAAATTTACAGCAAACATTAGCACGCAGGCAAGACCTAGAATTCCACAGCGTTCATGAGTCACAGGCACTAGCATATACTAGTAGTATCTTATTGTTGGTGTGGCGTCCAAAAGCACCAATGAGCTCTTTTCTCCTTTATTAAGAAGAGTTCGGACAGTTTCTGCGCAATGAACCTGGCATTACCACGTACTCTGAAAGCGATAAGCTGGTAGATCGAGAAAGACAAGACGTAAGCGCTTATCTGACAGATAGAGACATATGAACACGGTGTGGCTTGTGAAATTGATATGCACGGAAGATATTGAAAAGATATCAAGGAAAGTGACCGTAAGACTCTGAAAATACTTTGCTTCTTCAGTCATATCAAGGACTGGTATGGTAACCTACTAACCTCCCAAAAGACAATTTGTTcaagtactcccttcattcccttatacaaggtcaCTTCATTTTTCGTGTCAAACTTTGACTTATAATTTTGGTCAACAAAATATGAATTATATGTCATCAAAAATATATCATTGGAAAGTTCTTTGAAATATGCATTCAATAAAATAACTTTTGTGGCATATAACTCACTTTTTGTTGGCAAAATTACTGGTCAAAGTTAGACATAAAAATAtgaagtggccttgtataagggaatggagggactAACAATTAATTTCTTGGACGATGAACACCGATAACTCAGCGATGAACAAGTCTAGACCTTCACCGCTGTCAAGAAATCGGAATCATCTTGACAAGCAAGATTTGCACAAGGCAATGAATTAACTCTGATATACTAAGTTACAGAAGAATACTTCTACTCAAGTCTCGAATCTTCTTCAGAAGAAGATGTCCCTCAGGTCTCGATCAAGTCTTGTTCTTTTTCCAAGGAAATACCGGCTTCTTGCTTTCCCTGAAATTTCTGTGTAAGTACCATGCATATAGCATATTCAACTTGGGAAAAAGGAGTCAAAACTGCGCATTCCCCTGGTAAGAACATTTATTTACACATCATGTCCTGTCTCCCAGCATGGACAGAACGACGGAGCCAACCACAGTGTGTGAACTCAACTAAGTAGTACCACGTCATGGCGGCACCGAACATGCATCAGACTTTTGCGTGTGGGAGGAGAGACTTTTCCAGGAAACATCCAGTGGAGTAAAAGAAGATTGAAAGAAGCAACAAAAACCACGACCATGCACACACTCTTTGAATCTTAGACAACAAGTCATCATCTTGCATAAGTTTTTTCAAAGTGGAAACATCCTTTCATCTGCCTAGATCTTTCAGACTGGTTCTGTCGTTGAAGCTACAAGCCTAGAAAacaaacaagaaacaacaacttcCCTTCCTATATAAACCTTCACTGATACATGATCTTTCCCACACCAAAACAACCAGATCTCAGGCTCATAGCTCAGACAATGGAGAAGTCCCCAGCCACAGCAGGATACCATCATGCACCACTTTTCCAAGAGCCACTTGGTATTCTCATCCTTTTCATCCTCACCTGGTGCATCTCGAAGCTTCAAAGTCTCCTTCCCACTTCTTGTTGCCAATCCTGCACTTGTACTGTCTCCCCGACAACCTCGACGCCGGTCCTCGCCGAGACGAAGATATCGAAGGCACCAAATAAGAGTGAATATGATGAGATGAATGCGACGCAGTCAGATGCCGAGGTAGCCATGAGAAAGATGGGACTTGATTTTGATCAAGAGAAAAGCTGCGAATATATTTCTACGCTTTTCGATGAAGACGAGCCAAGCTTCAAGGAAGTGAAAATGGCATTCTTGGTTTTTGATGAGAACAATGATGGGTACATCGATGCATTGGATTTGCGACGAGTCCTCCACAACTTAGGGTTAGGCGACCGGGTAGGGGTCAATGAGTCTGAGCAGATGATTGCTAGATATGACATGAACAATAACAAGAGGTTAGATTTGATGGAGTTCACTAAGGTTTTGGAGGACAGCTTTTGCTAGACCCCTTTATTTCTGTATTTGTTTTCCTATATCTGTGAGATGCATTTACGTGTTGTGATTGACTGAATTCCGCCACTTGATTCGAGAGCTAAATAACTGGTctgttgtttttttttctttcctttttgaaaaaaggGTTTGGCATCTAGCATTGCCACTAGCTATCTTTCTTTTATTGCGAGAGaaattttcaatctattcatcaatcatggcagtacTGAGAAAACTTGAGGTAATAAAGGTACAATCAGGTCCATGgatcacctagcgacgactacaagcactgaagcgagtcgaaggcgcagcgccgtcatcgcccctccctcacgaGAGCTGGAAAaatcttgttgtagtagatagtcgggaagttgtcgtgctaaggccccaatgAAACAGCGCACCAGAGCAGCAACCATCATCGATTGAGAGAGTTGTAGATCGAAAATATCAAACATGTAACCACATGAACGAAGACGAACAAAAGCTGGATCTAaatagatccatcgaagatcagcATCAACTGAATCCCACGATATCCgacgaagacacacctccacacattcCTCCGACGACGCTATTCGCCACTAGCTATCCTACATGCATGACTGTGGATTGCGATGAATCCCAGCCCATCATCACCAAGGATCATGCAAGATCCCCCAAAAGAACACATACCCGTTTGAGAACTGGATGTACCCAACCAGCATTCAGGTACAACACcatgaaaaagggtttcccccgctttatattataaagcacaaCCTCCAAGCATCCAACAACATAAGAGTAGTACAGGACAGAGTACAGAAAGCAAATAAATGAGGTCCGGCTGGGGGCACAGCCAAACAAGCCCCAACTACAAGGAAAAGAACTCTAGTCAagctccggtggtggtggtggtgatggcggGGACATCGCGACAGCCGAAGAACGaagaccggcgacgatggagtcAATGGAGCCACGATCACACCGCTTGCTAAGCGGTCTCCAGAGCTGTAGAAATCCACACATTTTAAAGATGGCGTCAGTGACACAACAAGGAATGACATGCTTGATCACTAATTTATCACGACAGTTCCAGAGGGTCCATGCCAGGGTTCCCACTGCGACCCAAAGGGACAGCCTACTAATAGGCGGGGAATCTAGGACCTTGCTGAATAGGTCAGGGAGGTTATCATGGCACCATGACCCTCCCACGACGTCCCGGAAGCAACTCAATAAGAATCGCTCCGTCGGGCATCGAAAGAAGATGTGGTTGGAGTCTTCCGGGATGCCACAGAGGGGGCATAGGCCATCACCTGAGCCATTCCGCTTCTGGACCTCCGTGCCCGAGGGCAGGCGGCCACGAacccattgccacatgaagatacGTATCTTAAGTGGCAACTTGATTTCCCAAAGAACCGTAAGTTCATTGGGACCCGGAGCCGGCAAGATTGCCCGGTATAGGGACTTAGTCGAGAATGAGCCACTCGACTCAAGGTGCCAGGACACAGGGTATGGTTCGAGCGAGGGAGTGTGTATAGCCACGCATTCCAAAAGCTCGTCCCAATGTGCTCGCTCAAGATCCCCAAAGGTGCGACGAAAGGTGATGGTGCCAATATCAAGAAGGGCAGCTCCCACCGAAATCTGTGGGTGGGAGCAAATCGAGAATAAGGCATAGAACCTTTCCGCGAATGCTCTGGTTCCCGACCATCTATCCAACCAGAATAATGTATTAGAGCCCGAGCCCACAGCTATTGACGTGCCGATCCGGAGAACCGGCAGCAATTAAATAATTGACTGCCCGAACTGGGACCCCCAACCCTGGGGCAAAGGCGAGTGGTTGTCCACGCAGATACTTTGCGTGGATAATATCCAACCACAGCCCACCGGCACCGGTCTCAATGCACCACAACCACTTGGCGAGAAGAGCGATATTCATACGCTTCGAGGAGATCACACCAAGGCCACCCTGATCCTTGGGTTTGCAGATCTCAGACCACTTGACCATGCGGTATTTCTGCTTATTGTTTTCTCCCGCCCAGAAAACGGGAGAAGTATTTAGCAATCTCCTGGTGAAGGGATTCATGAAGACTATATAATCCCATAATATACATGAGAAGGCTAATAAGGGACGAGTTCATGAGAACCACCCTAGCTGCCTTGGAGAGGCACCGCCCTGGCCACAACTCCACCCGGAATTGGAGCTTGGAGACCGTAGGGCGGAGGTCTTTTTCCTGAAGGCGAACATCACTAATTGGCATGCCGAGGTAATTCGTCGGGAAGGATCCCAATCGACAGTTAAGGCGGTTAACTATACTGATCGCCTCCTCCGTGGAGTAGCCAAGCACCATTACCTCGCTCTTTGCGAAGTTTATTGTAAGCCCCAACATCTCCTGGAAACACAAGAGCAAGAATTTGAGGTGTTGGATGTCCTCATCCGATCCCTCCACCATCAAGATTGTATCGTCCGCATATTGCAGGTGTGTGAGCCCCCATCCCCAGTGAGATGGGGACATATACCTCTAATGTGGCCAGCCCGCCTGGCCAAGTCCAGGATTGTAGCCAAGGCGTCAACCACCAAATTaaggaggaagggagagagagggtctCCCTGGCGTACCCCCTGACCAGTGGGAAAGTATGGCCCCACCTCTCCATTGATATTGATCACCGTGCGTCCACTGGTCACTAATTGCATCACGCGTGTGACCCAATGAGCGTCGAAACCACGCTCAACATtacttcccgaaggaaggaccaGTGGACTGAGTCATAGGCCTTGTGAAAGTCGATCTTAAAGAAGACTGCCCGAAGGCATTTATGCCTAACTTCATGCAGGATTTCGTGAAGGACTAGGATCCCATCCAAGATAAATCTGCCTTTGGTGAAGGCCGATTGGTTGGGGTGATGGATCCTAGGAGCAAGAAGGGCCGCCCAAGTGGCGTACCCTTTAGCCAAAATCCGAAAGATTACGTTTAGGACCGTAATCGGTCGAAATTGCCTAATATCCGAGGCTCCTCGGATTTTCAGGATCAAGGAGATGATCCCATAGTTCAGGCGGGCAACATCAagggtttgttggggaacgtagtaatttcaaaaaaattcctac
This DNA window, taken from Triticum aestivum cultivar Chinese Spring chromosome 1D, IWGSC CS RefSeq v2.1, whole genome shotgun sequence, encodes the following:
- the LOC123160902 gene encoding probable calcium-binding protein CML46, which encodes MIFPTPKQPDLRLIAQTMEKSPATAGYHHAPLFQEPLGILILFILTWCISKLQSLLPTSCCQSCTCTVSPTTSTPVLAETKISKAPNKSEYDEMNATQSDAEVAMRKMGLDFDQEKSCEYISTLFDEDEPSFKEVKMAFLVFDENNDGYIDALDLRRVLHNLGLGDRVGVNESEQMIARYDMNNNKRLDLMEFTKVLEDSFC